In one window of Meiothermus sp. DNA:
- the mqnE gene encoding aminofutalosine synthase MqnE gives MNVASSSVGALRYIPVVRDPKLLPIVEKVEAGERLTFDEGMTLYHTPDYNALMWLANRVRERKHGDKTYFVHSMRLEFTNICYVGCTFCAFAAKKDEARAWDYSVEDVVAKVREKWEPGLTELHMSSGHHPNRPWSYYPEMVRALNENFPGIQVKAFTAAEIEHLSKISKKPTLEVLRELKAAGLVALPGGGAEIFAERVRRQIAKNKVKAEKWLQIHREAHSLGIRTNATMLYGHIETLEERLDHMDRLRRLQDETGGFYSFIPLAFQPDANALAFNLGKTEFTTGLDDLRNLAVARLYLDNFDHIKGYWVMISSDLVQVSLDWGVSDIDGTIIEEHIAHAAGATSPLGLSRQKMVQLIQAAGRVPVERDALYNELRIYDNPPRAEGPKPRAISTS, from the coding sequence ATGAATGTGGCTTCCTCTTCCGTAGGCGCTTTGCGGTACATCCCTGTGGTGCGTGACCCCAAACTCCTTCCCATCGTGGAGAAAGTAGAGGCCGGGGAGCGCCTGACCTTCGACGAAGGAATGACGCTCTACCACACCCCCGACTACAACGCCCTGATGTGGCTGGCCAACCGGGTGCGCGAGCGCAAGCACGGCGATAAAACCTACTTTGTACACTCCATGCGGCTCGAGTTCACCAACATCTGCTACGTGGGCTGTACGTTCTGTGCGTTTGCAGCTAAGAAAGACGAGGCGCGGGCCTGGGATTATAGCGTGGAAGACGTGGTGGCCAAAGTGCGCGAAAAGTGGGAGCCGGGCCTGACCGAACTGCACATGTCCAGCGGCCATCACCCCAACCGCCCCTGGAGCTACTACCCCGAGATGGTGCGGGCCTTGAACGAAAACTTCCCCGGCATCCAGGTAAAGGCTTTCACGGCAGCGGAGATCGAGCACCTCTCCAAAATCAGCAAGAAGCCCACCCTCGAGGTCTTGCGCGAACTCAAAGCCGCCGGCCTGGTAGCCCTCCCCGGCGGCGGGGCGGAAATCTTTGCCGAGCGGGTACGTCGTCAGATCGCCAAGAATAAGGTCAAGGCCGAGAAGTGGCTGCAAATCCACCGCGAGGCCCACAGCCTGGGAATCCGCACCAACGCTACCATGCTCTACGGGCACATCGAGACCCTGGAAGAACGCCTCGACCATATGGATCGGCTACGCCGGCTGCAGGACGAAACCGGAGGTTTTTATAGCTTTATTCCCTTGGCCTTCCAGCCCGACGCCAACGCGCTGGCGTTCAACCTAGGCAAGACCGAGTTCACCACCGGCTTAGACGACCTGAGGAACCTGGCGGTTGCGAGGCTGTACTTGGACAACTTTGACCACATCAAGGGCTACTGGGTGATGATCTCCTCCGACCTGGTTCAGGTCTCGCTCGACTGGGGGGTCTCGGACATCGACGGCACCATCATCGAGGAGCACATCGCGCATGCCGCCGGGGCTACCTCGCCGCTGGGCCTCTCCCGCCAGAAGATGGTGCAGCTCATCCAGGCCGCCGGACGCGTGCCGGTAGAGCGGGATGCGCTGTACAACGAGCTACGCATCTACGACAACCCGCCAAGAGCCGAAGGGCCAAAGCCCAGGGCCATCTCTACTAGCTAG
- a CDS encoding menaquinone biosynthetic enzyme MqnA/MqnD family protein yields MYILGVPRYANTAPLYHFLEEGDGVAFRYGVPTELNRWLLEGSVDLSLVSSYFYLENADKLRPLPDFSVADLGPVYSVNLFHRKPWNELRRIALTTESATSVRLLQYLLEADGIEAQYTPEQGGLERKTRPSQSTQDGPPPSSKLAPIGLELLERYDAVLLIGDRAISTYFGLLSIIPESVHQVPTQVEGIRITDLSMKWFEQTRLPFVFAVWATRKNAPPPPEIVRRLRAARSLGLGNLAAVAGTEAQRLNVPERLMQHYLWNFRYHLEAPDRLGLQAFAQAVGLPYPDDYWDV; encoded by the coding sequence ATGTATATTCTGGGTGTCCCCCGCTACGCCAACACCGCGCCGCTCTACCACTTTCTGGAGGAAGGGGACGGAGTAGCCTTTCGCTACGGCGTGCCCACTGAACTCAACCGGTGGCTGCTGGAGGGCTCGGTAGACCTGAGCCTGGTTTCCTCCTACTTCTACCTGGAAAACGCCGACAAGCTAAGACCCCTGCCCGACTTCAGCGTGGCCGACCTGGGGCCGGTGTATTCGGTCAACTTGTTTCACCGCAAGCCCTGGAACGAGCTCCGGCGCATTGCTCTGACCACCGAAAGCGCCACCTCGGTACGGCTTTTGCAGTACCTGCTAGAAGCCGATGGCATAGAGGCCCAGTACACCCCCGAGCAGGGCGGCCTCGAGCGAAAGACGAGGCCCTCGCAAAGCACCCAGGACGGCCCACCCCCATCCAGCAAGCTCGCGCCTATCGGCCTCGAGCTCCTCGAGCGCTACGACGCAGTTCTCCTGATCGGCGACCGGGCCATCAGCACCTACTTTGGCCTGCTCTCCATCATCCCCGAGTCGGTGCACCAGGTGCCCACCCAGGTTGAAGGCATTCGCATTACCGACCTCTCGATGAAGTGGTTCGAGCAAACCCGGCTGCCCTTTGTTTTTGCGGTCTGGGCCACCCGCAAAAACGCGCCACCGCCCCCTGAAATTGTCCGGCGCCTGCGGGCCGCCCGTTCGCTAGGGCTGGGCAACCTGGCCGCCGTGGCCGGCACCGAGGCCCAGCGCCTGAACGTACCCGAGCGCCTGATGCAGCACTACCTGTGGAACTTCCGCTACCACCTGGAAGCCCCCGACCGGCTGGGCCTGCAAGCCTTCGCCCAGGCTGTGGGGCTGCCCTATCCCGACGACTACTGGGATGTGTAG
- a CDS encoding tetratricopeptide repeat protein, protein MGTRVRLLGSPRLERKEAVAPLPKERPLWLLSYLGAQEDWVSRAELLELFWPEVEPASARNNLRQLLHRVRQMEGVEGLEADASGVRWQAEVDVRLFRQALARGQWEQAVELYGGPFLEGVRIYGLPGLEDWLEAERADLQTAWGDALLRWAAESKPSQELLECLERLLERDPFNERALQAILQHAAALGEAGRAREIYAAFAGRLAGEMGLEPDPATRRLLEELGRSALPPQTPAHPVLHNLPTRLTTFIGREEELGLVNRRLEAGERLITLAGPGGMGKTRLALSVAESQLGAFADGVWFVALAPLARSALIIPAIAEALGLNLTRATDPKARLLEHLRGREMLLVLDNFEHLVEGAELVLELLNEAPQLRMLVTSRERLRLQAEWTLDLQGLSYPPGYGLEAVRRSSAVRLFVERANRVWPQFALTPQVAPAVLRICQLVQGMPLGLELAAAWVSAFTPQDIADELERSLGFLESPGLDLPERHRSLRAVFEHSWQRLTPEQQQSLARLTVFRGGFDRQAALKVAGVGPAALLTLADKSLLRRTPSGRFELHEVIRQQAQERAEAGGVLAAIRQAHAERYLALAEEAGSYLRGPEEARWLERLALEHDNLRTALEWALSQQDAPLALRLATAIHHFWYVRGHHREGRVWLERALGLPLEGIPPRLHARALNALAERTKDQGEYAQALRVQQEALDLWQRLEDLGEVAGALHSLGTIVREQGNFDQALAYFEESLRLRRDIGDRNGIATTLNDIGVVYGYRGQLEASRPYFEESLVRKREIGDRRGIAYALGNLGQVLSELGESARARALTEESLAIKRELGDQQGIAVSLVNLALLTLQQADLDATWSHLEEALRIFYTLERRWSIGVVLGSFVELALRLEQFERAVRLVGAVYGLTQTMGLAEPPVSAGNLERYLAAGRQHLEPQTFERALAQGREMSLEQAVDYALQQPLVGARAAPGAAD, encoded by the coding sequence GTGGGCACACGGGTTCGGCTCCTGGGTTCGCCGCGCCTCGAGCGGAAGGAGGCAGTCGCGCCGCTACCCAAGGAGCGCCCCTTGTGGCTGCTGAGCTACCTGGGAGCCCAGGAGGACTGGGTCAGCCGTGCAGAACTGCTGGAGCTGTTCTGGCCGGAGGTGGAGCCTGCCTCCGCCCGCAACAACCTGCGCCAGTTGTTGCACCGGGTTCGCCAGATGGAGGGGGTGGAGGGTCTCGAGGCCGATGCGAGCGGCGTGCGCTGGCAGGCCGAGGTCGATGTGCGGCTCTTTCGGCAGGCTCTGGCCCGGGGGCAGTGGGAACAGGCGGTGGAGCTTTACGGTGGACCTTTCCTCGAGGGCGTGCGGATCTATGGGCTGCCCGGGCTCGAGGACTGGCTCGAGGCCGAGCGCGCCGACCTCCAGACCGCCTGGGGCGATGCGCTGCTGAGATGGGCGGCCGAATCCAAGCCCTCGCAGGAGTTGCTGGAATGCCTTGAGCGTCTGCTGGAGCGTGACCCCTTCAACGAGCGGGCTCTGCAGGCCATCCTCCAGCACGCTGCGGCACTGGGAGAGGCCGGGCGGGCCCGCGAGATCTACGCCGCTTTTGCAGGGCGGCTGGCGGGGGAGATGGGCCTCGAGCCCGATCCCGCCACCCGGCGGCTGCTCGAGGAACTTGGCCGCTCTGCCCTGCCCCCGCAGACCCCAGCGCACCCCGTGCTGCACAACCTGCCGACCCGCCTGACCACCTTCATCGGGCGGGAGGAGGAGCTAGGCCTGGTCAACCGGCGGCTCGAGGCCGGCGAGCGCCTGATCACCCTGGCCGGGCCGGGGGGCATGGGCAAGACCCGCCTGGCCCTCAGCGTGGCCGAGAGCCAGCTCGGCGCGTTCGCCGACGGGGTGTGGTTCGTGGCGCTGGCTCCCCTCGCCCGCAGCGCCCTCATCATCCCGGCCATCGCGGAGGCCCTTGGCCTCAACCTGACCCGCGCCACCGACCCCAAAGCCAGGCTGCTCGAGCACCTGCGCGGGCGGGAGATGCTACTGGTGCTCGACAACTTCGAACACCTGGTGGAGGGGGCCGAACTGGTGCTGGAACTGCTCAACGAGGCCCCCCAGCTCCGGATGCTGGTCACCTCGCGCGAGCGGTTGCGCTTGCAGGCGGAGTGGACGCTCGACCTCCAGGGCCTGAGCTACCCGCCGGGGTACGGGCTGGAGGCGGTGCGGCGCTCGAGTGCGGTGCGGCTGTTCGTGGAGCGGGCCAACCGGGTGTGGCCGCAGTTCGCCCTCACGCCCCAGGTAGCCCCGGCGGTGTTGCGGATTTGCCAGCTGGTGCAGGGGATGCCGCTGGGCCTGGAGCTCGCCGCTGCCTGGGTCTCGGCCTTCACCCCCCAGGACATCGCCGATGAGCTCGAGCGCAGCCTGGGCTTCCTCGAGTCGCCCGGGCTCGACTTGCCCGAGCGCCACCGCTCCCTGCGGGCCGTCTTCGAGCACTCCTGGCAGCGCCTCACTCCCGAGCAACAGCAGTCCCTGGCCCGTCTCACCGTATTCCGGGGTGGCTTCGACCGGCAGGCCGCGCTCAAGGTCGCGGGTGTCGGCCCCGCCGCCCTGCTGACCCTGGCCGACAAGTCGCTGCTGCGCCGCACCCCGAGCGGGCGCTTCGAGTTACACGAGGTAATTCGCCAGCAGGCTCAGGAGCGGGCCGAAGCGGGCGGGGTTCTGGCAGCCATCCGCCAGGCCCACGCCGAGCGCTATCTGGCCCTGGCCGAGGAGGCGGGCAGCTATCTGCGCGGTCCCGAGGAGGCCCGGTGGCTGGAGCGTTTGGCCCTCGAGCACGACAACCTACGAACCGCGCTGGAGTGGGCGCTGAGCCAGCAAGATGCCCCCCTGGCGCTGCGGCTGGCGACGGCCATCCACCACTTCTGGTACGTACGCGGGCACCACCGCGAGGGCAGGGTCTGGCTCGAACGCGCCCTCGGCCTGCCCTTAGAGGGCATTCCCCCGCGCCTGCACGCCAGAGCCCTGAACGCCCTGGCCGAGCGGACCAAAGATCAGGGTGAATACGCGCAGGCCCTGCGGGTTCAGCAGGAAGCATTGGATCTCTGGCAGCGCCTGGAGGACTTGGGCGAGGTCGCGGGGGCTTTGCACAGCCTTGGAACTATCGTCCGCGAGCAGGGCAACTTTGACCAGGCCCTGGCGTACTTCGAGGAAAGCCTGCGTCTGCGACGCGATATCGGCGATCGCAACGGCATCGCCACCACCCTCAACGACATCGGCGTGGTCTACGGCTACCGCGGCCAGCTCGAGGCGTCGCGGCCCTACTTCGAGGAAAGCCTGGTCCGCAAGCGCGAGATTGGGGACCGGCGGGGCATCGCCTACGCCCTGGGCAACCTTGGGCAGGTGCTCTCGGAACTCGGCGAGTCCGCCCGGGCTCGAGCCCTTACCGAGGAGAGCCTGGCCATCAAGCGCGAACTGGGCGACCAGCAGGGCATCGCGGTCTCTCTGGTCAACCTGGCCCTCCTGACCCTGCAGCAAGCCGATCTGGACGCAACCTGGAGCCACCTCGAGGAGGCCCTGCGCATCTTCTACACCCTCGAGCGGCGCTGGAGCATCGGCGTGGTGTTGGGGTCTTTCGTCGAGCTGGCCCTGCGCCTGGAGCAGTTTGAGCGGGCGGTGCGGCTGGTGGGGGCCGTCTATGGCCTCACCCAGACCATGGGCCTGGCTGAGCCGCCGGTGAGTGCGGGCAACCTCGAGCGCTACCTCGCCGCGGGCCGCCAGCACCTCGAGCCCCAGACTTTCGAGCGCGCGCTGGCCCAGGGCAGGGAAATGAGCCTCGAGCAGGCTGTGGACTATGCGTTACAACAACCCCTGGTGGGGGCTCGAGCGGCACCGGGAGCAGCGGATTAG
- a CDS encoding PQQ-binding-like beta-propeller repeat protein — MIGRSQIIHITWKILTLALRASLMPLARMRNWVFLFGLLILAACGGAGTQGGVLQVRITGLPTGTAAAVKVIGADQSERTVTADTDLKVPPGEYVVRGLAVGSGEKDAPAYSPAVATQSVTVGSVAGASVKVEYQPVVTKISPETRVADDAASAALTSLLRDSGGRTTLTFAGGNPQITALKPGEILVLGPSAAAPEGHLGRVVSSDGTTVVTEPADMQEVVQQGAFILNRTLVLDGQGVALPQGVRPSGVSTCLDVNRTIDAAAGTGGVAAGLKVTVSGTLCLSIDVSFNMTYYPIKLVNGKLVQPPPDIYLNSKVSTTSPDGRKTSLRVSASALVATPAGEAPFEFPEITIPLPEYKFSPITVWTGTVPWVIIPFIALDVGAGGTVTAGVKFGMDSEGSVEGGFSYDSNSNRTTTWSKRELSFTPIWPVFNSTLSLKAFIEPSAGFYIYGVAGPFLGLQPYVRFKTDFGPPISWQLYGGIGLTTGLTTAFKGVPPFSYTLYNYEAQILSSRQTPPPGQTTGNASGFDASGGLVVGPDDTVYVGSGNSVRAYPYALAPKWTYNTSGNVQGLSRGDDGTIYAWDFGGTLYAINPNGTEKWKTNPLGNLEIRRVALTTSGLVVTAGGNTVRTFSAANGAPGWSDDLGESVYSVAVDKSGNIWSNGSSSVRKHAPTGGVLATVAAPSSPGGMAMAPDGTIYVRAISNGVIQVSAVAPNATLKWSKSLSNTNNELAEADSLSEPVVGPDGTVYICGTPTDPMYTGSLFAVSPTAPTAASEVPKWIYTHKEICDAAPAVGNNGQVYIITDKSLRAIKADSGTLVWSVPAGNSNTKSSPAFLTNQSVVAGTSSGLINAHAGGQLATGTWAREGGDANGSGRMR; from the coding sequence ATGATAGGCAGATCCCAGATCATCCACATCACCTGGAAGATTTTGACCCTCGCGCTGCGCGCTTCGCTGATGCCCTTAGCTCGTATGCGCAACTGGGTTTTTCTCTTCGGCCTGCTCATCCTGGCGGCCTGCGGGGGAGCGGGTACCCAGGGCGGCGTGCTGCAGGTGCGGATCACCGGGCTGCCCACCGGTACGGCGGCAGCGGTCAAGGTGATCGGGGCGGATCAGTCCGAGCGCACCGTCACCGCCGACACCGACCTAAAGGTTCCCCCGGGCGAATACGTGGTTCGGGGGCTCGCAGTAGGCAGCGGCGAAAAGGATGCCCCCGCCTATAGCCCCGCAGTCGCCACCCAGAGCGTGACAGTGGGTTCCGTAGCGGGGGCTTCGGTCAAGGTGGAGTATCAGCCCGTCGTGACCAAAATATCGCCCGAGACCAGGGTGGCGGACGACGCAGCCTCAGCGGCCCTTACCTCGTTGTTACGGGACAGCGGCGGGCGCACCACGCTCACCTTCGCGGGCGGCAACCCGCAGATCACGGCCCTCAAGCCCGGGGAGATTTTGGTGCTCGGCCCATCGGCGGCGGCCCCAGAGGGGCACCTTGGGCGGGTCGTCTCGAGCGACGGCACCACCGTCGTGACCGAGCCCGCCGACATGCAGGAGGTGGTTCAGCAGGGGGCGTTTATCCTCAACCGGACGCTAGTGCTCGACGGCCAGGGCGTAGCGCTCCCCCAGGGTGTGCGGCCCAGCGGGGTCAGCACCTGCCTGGACGTGAACCGCACCATAGACGCCGCCGCGGGCACCGGCGGCGTGGCGGCGGGTCTTAAGGTGACGGTCTCCGGAACCCTCTGCTTGAGCATCGATGTGTCTTTTAACATGACCTACTACCCGATCAAACTGGTGAACGGGAAGCTTGTGCAGCCACCGCCGGACATTTATCTGAACTCTAAGGTCTCCACTACCAGTCCGGATGGCCGCAAAACCAGCCTTAGGGTTTCGGCTTCGGCCTTGGTCGCCACGCCCGCGGGGGAGGCTCCCTTCGAGTTCCCCGAGATCACAATTCCTCTACCGGAGTACAAATTCTCTCCAATAACCGTTTGGACAGGAACGGTACCATGGGTAATCATCCCGTTCATCGCGTTGGACGTGGGGGCAGGCGGCACCGTGACCGCCGGGGTGAAGTTCGGCATGGATTCCGAGGGCAGCGTGGAGGGTGGCTTTTCCTACGACTCGAACAGTAACCGTACCACCACATGGTCGAAAAGAGAATTGTCCTTCACGCCCATTTGGCCGGTGTTCAATTCCACCCTAAGCCTTAAGGCTTTTATAGAGCCCTCAGCCGGGTTTTACATTTATGGTGTCGCCGGGCCCTTCCTGGGCCTCCAGCCCTATGTCCGCTTCAAAACCGACTTCGGCCCCCCTATCTCTTGGCAGCTTTATGGCGGGATCGGGCTCACGACGGGCCTGACCACGGCTTTCAAGGGCGTTCCCCCTTTTTCTTACACCCTCTACAACTACGAGGCGCAAATCCTTAGCAGCCGCCAAACCCCACCTCCGGGCCAGACCACCGGCAATGCCTCCGGTTTCGACGCGAGCGGGGGCCTGGTGGTGGGGCCGGACGACACGGTGTACGTCGGCTCGGGGAACTCGGTGCGGGCCTACCCCTACGCCCTCGCGCCCAAGTGGACCTACAACACCAGCGGTAATGTACAGGGCCTCAGCCGAGGCGACGACGGGACCATCTACGCCTGGGATTTTGGCGGTACGCTTTACGCCATCAACCCCAACGGCACCGAGAAGTGGAAGACCAACCCGCTGGGCAACCTCGAGATCCGCCGGGTAGCGCTCACCACCAGCGGCCTGGTGGTCACGGCGGGCGGCAACACCGTGCGCACCTTCTCGGCGGCGAACGGCGCACCAGGTTGGAGCGACGACTTGGGCGAGAGTGTTTATAGCGTCGCGGTGGACAAGAGCGGCAACATCTGGTCGAACGGCAGCTCCTCGGTGCGCAAGCACGCCCCGACCGGCGGGGTGCTGGCGACGGTGGCTGCCCCGAGTTCCCCCGGCGGGATGGCGATGGCCCCGGACGGCACAATCTACGTGCGGGCCATTAGCAATGGGGTCATCCAGGTGTCTGCGGTGGCGCCCAATGCCACGCTCAAGTGGTCTAAATCGCTTAGCAATACCAATAACGAGCTTGCCGAGGCGGACTCGCTGAGCGAACCCGTCGTGGGCCCCGATGGGACGGTATACATCTGCGGAACCCCGACCGATCCCATGTACACCGGCAGCCTGTTCGCGGTAAGCCCTACCGCTCCTACCGCCGCCTCAGAGGTTCCTAAGTGGATATACACCCACAAGGAAATATGCGATGCCGCGCCCGCAGTTGGCAACAATGGGCAGGTCTATATCATTACCGACAAATCCTTGCGCGCCATCAAGGCGGATAGCGGAACCCTTGTTTGGAGCGTCCCGGCGGGCAATAGCAATACCAAGTCCTCGCCTGCCTTTTTAACGAACCAATCCGTCGTCGCAGGAACCAGCAGCGGGCTGATCAACGCGCACGCCGGCGGTCAGCTTGCCACTGGCACCTGGGCCCGCGAAGGCGGGGATGCCAACGGTTCGGGCCGGATGAGGTGA